The Theileria orientalis strain Shintoku DNA, chromosome 2, complete genome genome has a window encoding:
- a CDS encoding uncharacterized protein (protein of unknown function DUF529 repeat containing protein): MNITLIICYKILLIVLLFHQDIVDCNLNGNLKARQTNSATSSNGTHHSRKKNRNNSNNSSPTSGTTGDSSSPNGTSGSGVKSGGNQDQSGSQGTSVTLDQDQSKGTSEGAATITEPKKPDEIQAIELDLKDKDSTSSYDCLKKDGFAKYTAKNGYGFASVVGKVGGCSGCCGSNIRIWNTTDPNKYATKVVRDGTGTCKNLNNVTIFFGDKYRHFTKSNKKFVEDSGFRLYQNDTSKPDKKKQLKNKEYTEERSEDLHKISINDGIQCTVYKYVYRYFQANSAKLIAEEVLLWKHDSARHGDQYPYGLRYYWFDRILINFPNIFVVYYRKEDKKWDDGHQFDFKLYGKNEDNSLKALDLKSYELTPNEKEYVFKFNLDNKCEVIKHRGEELWKHDPNTHGDKYPLTLRYKKDGSSIYMDFEGFFVYCYRGPEKKFKAKEFYIHLYTMDPVTEELKELDFPEYDMVEDYEEFEFKFNQGRVCDNVMFKGVNIWSYDPIVYHNEHPSSVYFKDSRIIVNFEHYFLLYDKDAQDNWKGVELDIKLHGANPQDATKSIELPMTKYEITKEGRDYHFKLKEGVQCTNVKHKGHQLWKYVQDKYGDKYPNLLIYNKPTGKLILNYEHMVVFNHKDEKGEWQTNHINVQLMRADPDDNSKNVNIHCNNYHLSHNKDEYEFVFKENIKPTSVKLEGQDVWSHDTNKYGGKHPKQVNYRKDGSSLMMDFDGIYVLLQKNSAGKWDPLESITLDITSTSTDNAQYECVDKTYHRVFTPKTGFLFGRIDIANVNIYQSDDFNNCSNKVVIRKNADSEIEEVSVILFNGDFKRYNKLEGTDTWYQRLKSLFLDVKMRYNSYYYNYYISRDMDTYVAKNNFGFKRVRYGLLKVWETDHESTYASKVTYYRSNGEAEIEIKMYNGETRIFTVKRAAYTDLKPFPGPSYPVAMIEQTEQEVSTPKGVPGLRPSPDQIDRTKLKVTYEETETSDEDSYETKEEPPVELPSSIKITTEGIAYVNAINQFKVYKWTKNNCDFYKVEFDDEVKCTNVEVDNSTIWKYAGGYRIPLTILYEPNASLLLKFYDGYLKYDKAANTNKWISECDIKLYTTDPFDITKTIKLNDTQYTTTKEGSQYSFVFQPGVECDEVRFVEKKPDKNDFRRINVTFKTVWKRWSLFGFESPTNDYFPTAIKYKNRSRVILVFPNGILIRERDMNNDWHTLIDEIKMYTFHPKNPDEIIEMDHSHFLNKTLDGPIHFEFKPKVKCVKVKVDDEVLWTPEHRSTPNRYPTELNYGKYISRLTLRFDSSSLVFFKLRGDWTSYTKENETDVNCLSSTVDMDGFSTVWPLTGSPRNQVPQSISTDFYSFGIGWDTFGEFIDQEVYNTNDPWSFPTGWHTYDYGGVEREPKPQKNALEHLISDIDFIDSSDTRTPISSSSRQIERLPIQIVDGVNRVVRAKRQRGIVTVEDPSAHAPEGGVSTDVDDIPFTHHELIDLILNMNEELERLKKDYSDLRQQLETASTQGKRIPITLDISVKESTNQVTCSKEGVNVVFTPLLPYTFKMIKRSQMVIWHTLRPTEYSVKVVLTPNDKVIVHRVDEKREEMEIKAKNEQVLILNDNTPPLKGLYDDEELEMESNFIMGLRRAESFTSLNDGVRKTDHLVKNDSEGAASDSSVGSLDFFDIDLVDSVVERRPNEFRGQQPKNSEHLDDGERLLIQYIEQTQQPQQSKMAQTAEPLPIETQEPRELQIQLIILELTDRRSSEYVTYEANHIKRREKFTCIPPYRVLRVVHNGQLVWSSSNENYPDRVLVKPGEDGNPMAYMFLPGDFVESVDDGPDVEQVEQLQSLAQDSTPVQEKLEQLQQQQLQQQQQYQQQLQQQQEEEPGCYTLITVHIDQLKSTSDVTYEFDQAKDIHRFVARDWCLIEKVMMGEKVIWEPKTEYGIEVEIKFAKTQGEKDSLIVYFPSEEENAQKKNKSPSQA, encoded by the exons atgaatattacCTTAATCATTTGTTATAAGATCCTTTTGATTGTCCTGTTGTTTCATCAAGATATTGTCGATTGTAACCTCAATGGTAATTTAAAAGCACGTCAAACCAATTCAGCAACTTCATCCAATGGCACACATCATAGTAGAAAAAAGAATAGGAACAATTCAAACAATTCATCACCAACTTCGGGTACAACAGGAGATTCTAGTTCACCTAATGGGACTTCTGGTTCAGGTGTAAAATCAGGTGGGAATCAGGACCAGAGTGGAAGTCAAGGAACAAGTGTAACTCTAGATCAAGATCAAAGTAAAGGAACTAGTGAAGGAGCAGCAACCATCACAGAACCTAAAAAACCTGATGAAATACAAGCCATTGAACTTGACCTTAAAGATAAGGATTCAACATCTAGTTATGATTGCCTTAAGAAAGATGGCTTTGCCAAATACACAGCTAAAAATGGTTATGGATTCGCATCAGTGGTAGGCAAAGTTGGTGGCTGTTCAGGTTGTTGTGGTTCAAATATTCGTATTTGGAATACCACAGATCCTAATAAGTACGCAACCAAAGTTGTCAGAGACGGGACTGGTACATGtaaaaatttgaataatgTCACTATTTTCTTCGGTGATAAATACAGACACTTCACTAAGTCCAACAAAAAATTCGTCGAAGACTCGGGTTTCCGTTTATATCAAAATGACACTTCCAAGCCTGATAAAAAGAAACAActaaaaaacaaagaatATACAGAGGAACGCAGTGAGgatttacataaaatctCCATTAATGATGGTATTCAGTGTACAGTGtacaaatatgtatacaGATACTTTCAAGCAAATTCAGCAAAACTTATCGCAGAGGAGGTGTTGTTGTGGAAACACGACTCCGCCAGACATGGCGATCAATATCCTTACGGCCTAAGATACTACTGGTTTGATAGGATCTTGATTAATTTTccaaatatatttgtagtatattatagaaaagaagataaaaaatgggATGATGGCCATCAATTTGACTTTAAACTGTATGGGAAGAACGAGGATAACAGCTTGAAAGCATTAGACCTAAAATCATATGAGCTCACACCTAATGAGAAAGAGTacgtatttaaatttaatttagataATAAATGTGAAGTGATTAAACATAGGGGAGAAGAACTGTGGAAACATGATCCAAATACACATGGAGATAAATACCCACTTACACTGAGGTACAAAAAGGATGGCTCATCAATATATATGGATTTTGAAGGATTCTTTGTATATTGCTACAGAGGACCAGAAAAGAAATTCAAGGCCAAAGAATTTTACATACACTTATATACAATGGATCCTGTAAcagaggagctgaaggaactTGACTTTCCAGAGTATGATATGGTTGAAGATTATGAGGAGTTCGAATTCAAGTTTAACCAGGGACGTGTATGCGACAATGTCATGTTTAAAGGGGTTAACATATGGAGTTACGACCCAATTGTATATCACAATGAACATCCGTCATCGGTGTATTTTAAGGATTCAAGGataattgtaaattttgaACACTATTTTCTGCTATACGATAAAGATGCACAAGACAACTGGAAAGGAGTAGAGTTAGACATTAAGTTGCATGGAGCTAATCCACAAGACGCTACAAAGTCAATAGAGTTACCAATGACCAAGTATGAGATAACAAAGGAAGGAAGAGACTACCACTTTAAACTTAAAGAAGGAGTACAGTGTACAAATGTTAAACACAAGGGTCACCAGCTGTGGAAGTACGTGCAAGATAAATATGGTGATAAGTATCCTAATCTATTGATATACAACAAGCCTACGGGCAAGTTGATATTGAACTACGAACACATGGTAGTGTTTAACCACAAGGATGAGAAAGGAGAGTGGCAGACCAATCACATTAATGTACAACTCATGAGAGCTGATCCTGATGATAATTccaaaaatgtaaatatacactGCAACAACTACCATCTTAGCCATAACAAAGATGAGTATGAGTTTGTCTTTAAAGAAAACATTAAGCCCACGTCTGTCAAGTTGGAAGGACAAGATGTCTGGAGCCATGATACCAATAAATATGGAGGCAAGCACCCTAAGCAAGTAAATTACAGAAAGGACGGATCGAGCTTGATGATGGATTTCGACGGCATTTACGTTCTTCTGCAAAAGAATTCTGCGGGGAAATGGGACCCATTAGAGTCAATCACACTAGATATAACTTCAACATCCACAGATAATGCACAATACGAATGCGTTGACAAAACTTATCACAGGGTCTTCACTCCCAAAACAGGATTCTTGTTCGGAAGAATAGATATAGCAAACGTCAATATTTACCAGAGCgatgattttaataactgCTCTAACAAGGTTGTAATTCGGAAAAACGCAGATTCTGAAATCGAAGAAGTAAGCGTAATCCTCTTTAACGGAGACTTTAAACGTTACAACAAGCTGGAGGGCACTGACACATGGTATCAGAGACTCAAGTCACTGTTTCTAGACGTTAAAATGAGATACAATagttactactacaactATTATATAAGCAGGGATATGGACACATACGTGGCCAAAAACAACTTTGGATTCAAAAGGGTAAGGTACGGCCTGCTGAAAGTGTGGGAGACGGATCACGAAAGCACATACGCCTCCAAAGTAACATATTACAGATCGAACGGAGAAGCagaaattgaaataaaaatgtacaaCGGAGAAACAAGAATATTCACAGTGAAAAGAGCAGCATATACAGATTTAAAACCATTTCCAGGTCCATCATACCCAGTTGCTATGATTGAACAAACTGAACAAGAAGTTAGTACACCTAAAGGAGTTCCTGGGCTTAGACCATCTCCAGACCAGATAGACAGAACTAAACTTAAGGTTACGTACGAAGAAACGGAAAC CAGCGATGAGGATTCATATGAAACCAAAGAGGAACCTCCAGTAGAACTGCCAAGCAGCATAAAAATAACGACTGAAGGCATCGCCTATGTAAATGCTATAAATCAATTCAAAGTTTACAAATGGACCAAGAATAACTGTGATTTCTACAAGGTTGAGTTTGACGATGAAGTTAAGTGTACTAATGTTGAAGTGGACAATTCCACGATATGGAAGTATGCCGGAGGCTACAGAATCCCACTAACAATATTGTACGAGCCAAACGCTTCGCTGCTGTTGAAGTTTTACGACGGATATTTGAAGTACGATAAAGCTGCCAACACTAATAAATGGATTTCTGAGTGCGATATTAAACTCTACACAACTGACCCTTTTGATATTACCAAGACTATTAAATTGAATGACACGCAATATACAACTACAAAGGAGGGAAGCCAATACTCGTTTGTGTTCCAACCAGGGGTAGAATGCGACGAAGTTAGGTTTGTGGAAAAGAAGCCAGACAAAAATGACTTTCGTCGTATCAACGTCACTTTTAAGACAGTTTGGAAACGTTGGTCTTTATTTGGTTTCGAAAGTCCCACGAATGACTACTTTCCAACCGCAATAAAGTATAAGAACCGTTCAAGAGTAATTCTTGTATTTCCCAATGGAATTTTGATTCGCGAGAGAGACATGAATAATGATTGGCACACATTGATcgatgaaataaaaatgtacacTTTCCACCCTAAAAACCCTGATGAGATAATTGAAATGGACCACAgccattttttaaacaaaactTTGGATGGCCCAATTCATTTTGAGTTTAAGCCAAAAGTAAAGTGCGTGAAGGTTAAGGTAGACGATGAGGTTTTATGGACACCCGAACACAGATCCACTCCTAACAGATATCCCACCGAATTAAATTATGGGAAATATATAAGCAGGTTAACCTTAAGATTTGACTCTTCCTCTTTAGTATTTTTCAAACTCAGAGGGGATTGGACAAGCTACActaaagaaaatgaaacaGACGTCAATTGTCTATCCAGTACAGTAGACATGGACGGCTTTTCAACTGTCTGGCCTCTTACTGGATCCCCTCGAAATCAAGTCCCACAGTCAATTTCAACTGACTTTTACAGCTTTGGAATTGGATGGGACACCTTTGGAGAGTTCATAGACCAGGAGGTCTACAACACTAATGACCCATGGAGTTTTCCGACAGGATGGCACACGTACGACTATGGAGGCGTGGAAAGGGAGCCTAAACCTCAGAAAAATGCTCTCGAACACTTGATCTCCGACATAGACTTCATTGACTCATCAGATACGAGAACTCCAATATCTTCATCGAGTAGACAAATTGAACGATTACCCATCCAAATTGTTGATGGTGTAAACAGAGTTGTCAGAGCTAAGAGACAAAGAGGTATTGTTACTGTCGAGGACCCGAGTGCACATGCACCAGAGGGTGGCGTATCCACAGATGTCGACGATATACCATTCACCCACCATGAGCTGATTGATTTAATCTTGAACATGAATGAAGAGTTGGAAAGATTGAAAAAGGATTACTCAGATTTGAGGCAACAGTTGGAAACTGCAAGTACCCAAGGGAAAAGAATTCCCATAACACTGGACATTTCCGTGAAGGAGAGCACAAACCAGGTCACATGCTCAAAAGAAGGAGTTAATGTGGTTTTCACACCACTCCTTCCATACACGTTCaaaatgattaaaaggAGTCAAATGGTTATATGGCATACTCTGAGACCCACTGAATACTCAGTTAAAGTTGTGTTAACTCCCAATGACAAGGTAATTGTGCATAGGGTTGACGAAAAGAGGGAAGAAATGGAAATAAAGGCCAAAAATGAGCAagtattaatattaaatgacAACACGCCACCACTTAAAGGGTTATACGACGATGAAGAATTAGAAATGGAatctaattttattatGGGATTGAGGAGAGCAGAAAGCTTTACAAGCCTGAATGACGGCGTACGAAAAACTGATCATCTTGTAAAAAATGACTCAGAGGGTGCTGCTTCAGACAGTTCAGTCGGTTCACTTGATTTTTTTGACATTGATCTTGTAGATTCAGTTGTTGAACGCCGACCCAATGAATTTAGAGGCCAACAACCAAAAAATTCAGAGCATCTCGATGATGGTGAAAGGCTGCTCATACAGTATATTGAACAAACTCAACAGCCACAGCAAAGCAAAATGGCTCAGACTGCTGAACCTCTACCTATTGAGACTCAGGAGCCACGAGAGCTGCAGATTCAGTTGATCATTCTCGAGTTAACGGACAGGAGAAGTAGTGAATATGTAACGTACGAGGCTAACCACATAAAGAGGAGAGAAAAGTTCACCTGCATACCCCCTTACAGAGTGCTGAGGGTGGTACACAACGGACAACTCGTTTGGTCTTCTTCAAATGAAAATTACCCTGACAGAGTGCTAGTAAAGCCAGGAGAGGATGGAAACCCAATGGCCTACATGTTTCTCCCAGGTGACTTTGTTGAGAGTGTGGACGATGGGCCAGATGTGGAACAAGTTGAGCAACTTCAATCACTGGCTCAAGATTCTACTCCAGTTCAAGAGAAGCTGGAGCAA TtgcaacagcaacaactccagcaacaacagcagTATCAGCAACAGTTGCAACAACAACAGGAAGAGGAACCTGGGTGTTACACATTGATCACTGTCCACATCGATCAATTGAAAAGTACTTCTGATGTTACTTACGAGTTTGATCAAGCAAAGGATATACATCGATTCGTTGCAAGAGACTGGTGCCTAATTGAAAAGGTCATGATGGGTGAAAAGGTTATATGGGAGCCAAAAACTGAATATGGAATTGAAGTCGAAATAAAATTCGCCAAAACTCAGGGGGAAAAGGACAGTTTAATTGTGTACTTCCCTAGCGAAGAGGAAAATGCccagaaaaaaaataagagtCCTAGCCAAGCCTAA
- a CDS encoding CTP:phosphorylcholine cytidylyltransferase, translating into MLHLGQMRQLEQAKKMFKNVHLIAGVTEDDETRRYKSHIVNSMEERVEMLRHVKWVDEIIAPCPWVITRSFFEKNNIDFVAHDDIPYTAVQTVSDKGAALAGAGAREGGKKMESEDIYKWLKEEGKFKATHRTAGISTTECVVKILQNYEDFIDKFLKNGMKPSELNIDVTKATSILIKKNINKLVDKLLHQITKITLTDEPLGTGFDYRVDELRSNLMKALTLWLKKYNIALRTFVRMNEHSDHEPFAHNDNFISPNDEEKNTVNSEKIEVNNCLDAGSSELKSPAPSSNLNFSPENAKGTNSKLSCESQHTVVYTFGVFDLLHYGHARHMEQVKKMFENVHLIIGVLSDDDSIRCKGRLIQPLSIRVATLEHIRWVDEIVPNCPFELTSEFIKKHGIDYVCLNKDPSVDTSSPVWNELRRTNRVLNIPKTVSMCTSILMLSILRNYELYIQRSLDRGVGRRELRLGYAKERSLKVKNSMKSLQKKLNGELVKATLTDKHIVRGHKFDKNVDVIIEKVIDTIDNWRRDYDHLISEFAKYYRGLIKRDEINV; encoded by the exons ATGCTGCATCTAGGGCAGATGAGGCAACTCGAACAGGCAAAAAAAATGTTCAAAAACGTCCACCTGATAGCCGGAGTCACAGAAGACGATGAGACGAGGCGCTACAAGAGCCATATAGTGAACAGCATGGAAGAAAGGGTGGAAATGCTGAGGCACGTCAAGTGGGTGGACGAAATAATAGCGCCATGCCCGTGGGTGATAACCAGAAGCTTCTTCGAAAAGAACAACATCGACTTCGTAGCCCACGACGACATACCGTACACGGCAGTGCAGACGGTGTCGGACAAGGGGGCGGCCCTcgctggagctggagcCAGAGAAGGCGGGAAGAAGATGGAGTCCGAGGACATATACAAGTGGCTGAAGGAAGAG GGGAAGTTCAAGGCGACGCACAGGACTGCGGGGATCAGCACGACGGAATGTGTGGTCAAAATACTGCAGAACTACGAGGACTTCATAGACAA GTTCCTGAAGAATGGAATGAAACCCTCAGAACTGAACATTGACGTGACTAAGGCAACAtcgattttaattaaaaagaacaTAAATAAGCTAGTGGACAAGTTATTGCATCAGATAACGAAGATCACCCTCACAGATGAGCCTCTG GGGACTGGATTTGACTACAGAGTGGATGAACTGAGGTCTAATCTTATGAAAGCATTGACGCTATGGCTGAAGAAGTACAACATCGCTCTGAGAACATTTGTAAGGATGAATGAGCACTCGGATCATGAGCCATTTGCACACAACGATAACTTTATATCGCCTAatgatgaagaaaaaaacacaGTAAATTCCGAAAAGATAGAAG TTAACAATTGTTTAGACGCTGGTTCCTCAGAGTTGAAATCGCCAGCACCATCAAGCAATCTTAACTTTAGCCCCGAAAACGCAAAGGGCACGAACTCTAAATTAAGCTGCGAAAGTCAGCACACGGTAGTGTACACGTTCGGCGTATTCGACCTGTTGCACTACGGACACGCACGCCACATGGAGCAAGTAAAAAAGATGTTCGAAAACGTGCACCTTATAATAGGAGTGTTATCGGACGACGATAGCATCAGGTGCAAGGGGAGGTTGATACAGCCACTCTCAATCAGAGTGGCCACCCTGGAGCACATAAGGTGGGTGGACGAGATTGTTCCAAACTGCCCCTTCGAGCTAACATCAGAATTTATCAAAAAGCACGGAATAGACTACGTGTGCCTCAACAAAGACCCCTCAGTTGACACTTCAAGTCCAGTGTGGAACGAGCTCAGGAGAACGAACAGGGTGTTGAACATTCCGAAGACGGTCTCCATGTGCACGTCGATTCTCATGCTGAGCATACTGCGCAACTACGAGCTGTACATCCAGCGCTCACTGGACAGGGGTGTGGGAAGAAGAGAGCTCAGGTTGGGCTACGCAAAGGAGCGCTCGTTGAAGGTGAAAAATTCCATGAAGAGTCTCCAAAAGAAGTTGAACGGAGAGTTGGTTAAGGCGACCTTAACTGACAAGCACATCGTAAGA GGTCACAAATTCGACAAGAATGTCGACGTTATAATCGAAAAGGTGATTGACACAATCGACAATTGGAGGAGAGACTACGATCACCTGATATCGGAGTTCGCAAAGTACTACAGAGGTCTCATTAAAAGGGATGAGATTAAcgtttaa
- a CDS encoding formin binding protein 3: protein MKMDPMNIWSEHISKDGRKYYYNQLTKKSQWYKPDELKTEQEILIEAKTKWRSFATAEGKIFYYNTETKESVWEIPDEIRNLMTEEDNIDNNVHENTKAAFLTFLEGFNFSQKTSWDSALKQMETDPKWPVFSILSKGDKKQLFSEFCSQIHRRKQEEMRRKRSMVHSIIETQLSNWEELDLSTTYAQFAKRYHTYEWWNWIDEESRDNIFQDYIEANESRLKRRKKEHKVAAMDSLIDLMIRDYRAELVPWDRAKSKYRGYMDLNDIDVLNCHKYVFKQVYDDRYKEVERSSYRLQRKLRARFSNFLKEAVKKGEIDSTTKFSDFIANHSKEAVYVDLVGQPGSTPIDLFTEVQNTLPVN, encoded by the exons atgaagatgGACCCAATGAATATATGGAGTGAACACATATCGAAGGATGGAAGGAAGTATTATTACAATCAACTG ACTAAAAAATCGCAATGGTATAAGCCCGATGAGCTGAAAACGGAACAAGAAATACTGATAGAAGCCAAAACCAAATGGAGATCCTTTGCAACAGCAGAGGGGAAGATATTCTACTATAACACAGAGACGAAGGAAAGCGTATGGGAAATACCAGATGAGATAAGGAATCTGATGACCGAGGAGGACAACATCGACAACAACGTCCACGAGAACACAAAGGCGGCCTTTTTGACCTTCTTGGAAGGGTTCAACTTCTCGCAGAAGACGAGCTGGGACTCGGCGCTGAAGCAAATGGAAACTGACCCTAA GTGGCCAGTGTTCTCAATACTCTCCAAGGGGGACAAGAAGCAGCTATTCTCCGAGTTCTGCAGCCAGATACACAGGCGCAAGCAGGAGGAGATGcggaggaagaggagcatGGTGCACAGCATCATCGAGACGCAGCTGAGCAACTGGGAGGAACTCGACCTCTCGACGACCTACGCCCAGTTCGCCAAGCGCTACCACACATACGAGTGGTGGAACTGGATCGACGAGGAGTCGCGGGACAACATTTTCCAGGACTACATCGAGGCCAACGAGAGCAGACTGAAGCGcaggaagaaggagcacAAGGTCGCGGCCATGGACTCACTGATCGACCTCATGATTCGGGACTACCGGGCTGAGCTGGTCCCCTGGGACCGCGCGAAGTCGAAGTACCGGGGCTACATGGACCTGAACGACATCGACGTGCTCAACTGCCACAAGTACGTCTTCAAGCAGGTCTACGACGACCGCTACAAGGAGGTAGAGCGCTCGAGCTACCGGCTCCAGAGGAAGCTGAGGGCACGCTTCTCAAATTTTCTCAAG GAGGCCGTTAAAAAGGGCGAGATAGACTCAACAACCAAATTCTCAGATTTTATCGCCAACCACTCAAAGGAAGCAGTTTACGTTGACCTGGTGGGTCAGCCTGGCTCAACCCCAATAGACCTCTTTACGGAGGTTCAGAACACACTGCCGGTCAACTAG
- a CDS encoding uncharacterized protein (NSF attachment protein family protein) codes for MSTPEELEKKAKSCSRKFFFGLFGNTQEEAQELYTQAANKYKQLHKWQDASRCFQESVKLSEKNKDYMFTAMNLVELSNCIKKINPNSNDFVDPLIRATQVYNIQGKFAQSGRVFKNVAETMEERLDYEGAMVYYKKSAETYDLDEYGKVAGSQCLLKYADLASTLTDKYDEAIEIYEAQARKNVKNDLLKYGVKDLLFKAGVLRILNSDPTDAKIALEKYDIWDETFKDTREGRFLKGLIDSSESNDMGEFQEKMKDFDSFARLDNWKIKVLYKLKNKMEGGITANESEHIDLT; via the exons atgagcACACCAGAAGAGCTTGAAAAAAAAGCCAAAAGTTGCTCCAGAAAGTTCTTTTTTGGTCTATTTGGAAACACACAAGAGGAAGCCCAGGAGCTGTACACGCAGGcagcaaataaatataagcaGTTACACAAAT GGCAGGACGCCTCAAGATGCTTTCAAGAATCAGTTAAGTTATCAGAAAAGAACAAAGATTATATGTTCACAGCAATGAACCTGGTTGAACTCTCTAACTGCATAAAGAAAATTAATCCAAACT CAAACGACTTCGTGGATCCCCTCATCAGAGCCACGCAGGTGTACAACATCCAGGGGAAGTTCGCACAGTCGGGAAGAGTGTTTAAGAATGTAGCGGAGACGATGGAAGAAAGGCTCGACTACGAGGGAGCCATGGTGTACTACAAAAAATCGGCAGAAACCTACGACCTGGACGAGTACGGGAAGGTAGCAGGCTCCCAGTGCCTGCTTAAGTACGCAGACTTGGCGTCAACCTTGACAGACAAGTACGACGAGGCAATAGAG ATTTACGAAGCACAAGCACGGAAAAACGTCAAGAACGACTTGCTCAAGTACGGCGTCAAGGATCTGCTCTTCAAAGCCGGCGTTCTTAGGATACTAAACTCCGATCCGACTGACGCCAAGATAGCGCTCGAAAAGTACGACATCTGGGACGAGACTTTCAAGGACACCAGGGAAGGGCGCTTCCTAAAG GGCCTGATCGACTCCTCAGAGAGCAACGATATGGGAGAATTTCAAGAAAAAAT GAAGGACTTTGACTCGTTTGCACGATTGGATAACTGGAAGATAAAGGTGTTATACAAG CTCAAGAATAAAATGGAGGGTGGAATCACAGCAAATGAATCAGAACATATAGACCTCAcgtga
- a CDS encoding CDP-diacylglycerol-inositol 3-phosphatidyltransferase, translating to MEAKRPTIINKPNSITFFRVILLCTSFLFYKDKPLHFLTLYVASVVLDMCDGEIARKYGEATIFGAMFDSLFDRMTTTFLYMMLSIKYPNYLLFFYFILFWDVVGHWSHNYVCSILGALNHKKIDGFFLLKMYYEKRPLMGASIVCFEAFFLSLYLMSFTKTGSNMNTLCRFLVFGSMPLAFFKAFTNTAQFFYASKRLANYEVEQFDTKSVMK from the exons ATGGAGGCAAAAAGGCCTACTATCATTAACAAACCAAATTCTATAA CATTTTTCCGGGTGATTCTGCTTTGCACTTCGTTTCTGTTTTACAAGGACAAGCCTCTGCACTTTTTGACTCTCTATGTTGCCAGTGTTGTTTTGGACATGTGCGATGGTGAGATTGCCAGGAAGTACGGCGAGG CCACCATTTTCGGAGCAATGTTCGACTCACTTTTCGACAGAATGACCACAACCTTCCTCTACATGATGCTGAGCATAAAGTACCCGAACTACCTTCTGT TCTTCTACTTCATATTATTCTGGGATGTCGTCGGACACTGGTCCCACAACTACGT GTGCTCGATTCTCGGAGCCTTGAACCACAAGAAGATTGACGGGTTCTTTTTGTTGAAGATGTACTATGAGAAGAGAC CCTTGATGGGAGCCTCAATTGTCTGCTTTGAAGCATTTTTCCTTTCCCTCTACCTGATGTCGTTTACGAAGACCGGATCAAACATGAACACGCTGT GTCGCTTCTTGGTGTTCGGATCTATGCCTCTTGCATTCTTCAAAGCA TTCACTAACACCGCCCAATTCTTTTACGCCTCGAAACGTCTCGCCAACTATGAGGTTGAACAGTTTGACACGAAATCAGTCATGAAATAA